The Alnus glutinosa chromosome 1, dhAlnGlut1.1, whole genome shotgun sequence region GCCCCTTTGAATCTCAAAtaagattttcttattttgCCTTTAAGGACAAGGGTGATTTTCAGGGAGAGGAATGTTATGATAATAAAGTGCAAGAGATTAGCATGTCATAGTATCTACTTTTGTTGTGAAGTCAATGTTGCATTAGGAGTTCTTAGTTAGTATCtgtttctatattttattatatgtcAGTGTTGCAGTCGGATTACATATGGTAGTCAAGTAGTTGATTACATATTGTAGTCTTGTAGTTtgctttatcttttttattattagtttcgGTGTGGTATTAGGATTAAATTTTAGAGTTAGTTGGGTTGCAACACTATGGTCTCTAAGTCGTATAGGAGTTATCTCCTAGTTGAGTGCGAGTTATCTCCAAGTATATATCATTAAGGAGTTATACTCCAAGTCTAAGTCTTGTATTCCTTCTATTCAAACTATGTCAGTGAATATGGGCAAAGGgagggggggtcgagaggggtcaaatgcccccccaccccccacctCCTAAAAACTCTCCAACAGGTAGTATAATTATTTCTTATGCCCTTGGAATGCCCCCCCACCACAGCAATTCATCAAGGGGCAATCGGACAAACTTGCCCACCATTTgccgtgattttttttttgtcacctTTCTCATTTCTGTAACTAGGTTAAAGAAAATTACAGACCTCAAAAGTTTAGAGGTTGAAGAAGCCAGAAGGGACAAAGGTGGAAGatgacaacttttttttttcttcaaaacacACCGTTTAAAAGTTggatgacttaaaaaaaaaaaaaaaaaaaagttggatgaGTTGAGTCTTGAAGTGGATGAAAGCTGGCCCATGTTCGGTTAGATAAAGAGAAGAATTAAGAAATAAGTAGCCAGTGTAGCCTTAGCCTAGGTTCTGCATCTTCTGCCCAATGCCCAGCAGGGCACCTGCATGTTATCAGCCTTTGCTGCTTATTGGCTATCAAAGTAGTATTGAGTCTTCACAAATCACAAGGGATTGAAGTCGTGGCTTTATGGGTAAAAAGCCAAATGAATTTAATGAGTTGCTTGCCAAACTTCAAGCCTACAACTCTACAGCTATAGCCTACAAGGCACATGACATCTTgtggcttagaaaaaaaaatctcagtTAGTGTGCATCGTGCGTGTGTGGTGGTGTGTCATCTCGGGTTAGTGTGTGACGTGCGTCTTGAATTGAGTCAGTTTAGTGAGTTTAGAGCCGTGTGCGTGTCATTTAATCAGAATGTCAAATCTCAGTCAATTTTTTAGACTTTGAGGCTTTGAGTGTAAGAGCTTAGGGTTAAACTTAACACACACAAgtgttatttttacaaattgcgGAAAAGTCTGAAATAAGAGAGTAGAAAAATTTACTCTGTAGAATTTGTTAGGTATTTCTTTCAAGCTCCAACTCAAACATTCAACAATTCAACTAGACCTTTTAAGTTCAAccgttcaaatcaatttctaaaCAACAAAATCCAGCCTTTCAGTATCAGCCTATTAGGTATGTAAtaaactttaattttgtttaagatttaagcttttatatttgaattgttcttttatatttagtttttttttaataattttttttatttaattatttatgaatatatatagtttttgtttcatatattaattatataaaatatataattgtagttgccTGAGATTATGGAAAACAATGATTCAATTGAGCTAtaatcaaattctaaacgagCTCGTATTGAGGTAGATTTAGCAAATCTGCCAACCAATCCttgcttaaagaaaaaaatttataattaccATCCTGTGATAGAGACCAAATTCGAAAAGCATATCTATTAAATTAAtgatcaattatttatttattgtgttagctaaaaattttaattaatttttgttcaactttcgtttttttatttattcatcgaaaaaaaaaaaaattcttgacccCCCTCACCCAAAATCCTGGCTCAGCTACTGTTAGTAAATGAATAAACAAGCATAATTAATCCCAAACTTGATATTTGAAAAGGTCCAGGTTTCTTCCAAATCTAAAAGGTCTAGATTCCCCCAGAATCtaacaatttatcaaaaaaagtaggaagaagaaactcaatCCAGTTTCTTTTCTTGTCAAAAGACGCGTTACAAGATCCATTACGTATTCACATAACAGTATGTACAACATATCACTCTCCTATTCTTAAATTTGCGAGGTGTGGCTGATATTTTGGACAATAATCTAGGTTTGAAGTTTAAACTATCTTCTAAGAGTTAGATTACAGGTGATAAGGAACATAAGTACGAGTGATATGGTGAATTAGGAAACAAAGAGAATCACGGTTCAATGCAAATTACGCGTCTACACTATATATGTAACCATGGTGTGACTTGTCAATGTAGAACTTCATGCCAAGCAAGCTATAATAAGCtacccaaacaaaaaaagaataagcTTCTATCAATAAGTAAGCCATTTTTGGGTTAAAAGCTAAACGAGCCATGGGGGCCATTTGCCCATTCTCATCACCCATTGGCTCTGCCTATGACTTATATCACTTCGTAAATAATTCAATTATGATGCTATAGAAATTAACATATTTTCACGAGAAATATATAcgtaaaaaatgcaaatttacAGGTGAAAATATTCATGCTTGATGATAATTTATTTTGGCGTTTTCGTGGCGATTAATTACCTCGAGCGCTACAACTCCCCGCACGAGCTTCTTAGGAATTTAGAGGCTCCTTACTATGCATTATACTCTAATATTAGTAATGTTCTAAGCAAAAACCCTAATCTACACTTAAAATCCAGATTTGCACATTTACtaccaaaccaaaaaaataaaaaagtgtttacTAACGTTTCTTTTCTCAGCGTTTGAAACTAATTCTATTATCTCCATCATTTGTTTCAAATGCGACAAAAAAATTCTTGGCCTTTTTATAAATAcgccattaaaaataaaaactctttgtttatttataaaatatgtaaGGAATGGAATTTTGTCTAGTCGTTTTGATATAAAACATTGGAAACCATAGAATTCATGACGTTTTTCAAAAAACGCTAGGAATATTAGGGTAAAAACATTAACATTCTCATTGcaccgctctctctctctctctctctctctctctctctccattgaCCACCAGCTTCGTTTTGCCCCACCACGAGCCATGCTCGTTTTGACGCCGCCATTCAGCCAAAACCCAACTCATTACTCTCTCACTCTTTCTAAGTTAAATACTAAAATGATCTTCCTTTTGATGATGATTTCAAATTTTGCAAATATCTTCCTCGAAAACTAAATAGGATAGGGTGATTTTCTATTGTCTATTTGATTTAGGTCTTGCTTGGCTAATGTGGGTGATTTTCATCTAACTCGtgatttggtttgaaaaaaatttggggttaTTTCGCGGTTGATCATTCTCCATAATGACTTTTTTGCCAAATCAGTTGTTGGTTATAAGTTTTCAGGGTTTACTTATTTGATGTTCTTGTTGATTATCAATGATTGTATTTGATATTGACCGAATAAGTGTTGAAATTCTGATTGTTCTATGGTGTTTGGGCTGATTGGTGTggtattgtttttgtgaatatgATCTTGCAGTTTGAGTAGttcttactttctttctttttctattattattatttgttattattcaagaatgggaaaaggaaaaattgagTTGTTCTAACTTATTTATTCATTGCATGTTTTTACTTATAGTTTGTAGCTTTAGCTTCATATGTAAAATGGAATAATGCATGGGATTTGGATATGAACTTTTATTTCTAGGCCAGAAGATGATCATTGGTCCATCAAATCTAAGCGCGACCCTTGCAACATCATCACCTTAAACTCCTCGAAACTAATCATTCCGTCCCCATTCCTATCGACCCTGTTGATCATCTTCTGGCACTCGGACAGCGAGTAGTCGTCGTTCAGGCTCTTCAACACCTTGTGCAACTCGTCCGCCGATATCAATCCATTCCCGTCGATGTCGTACGTTGAGAATGCGTCTTTGAGATTCTCCAACGCCTCGTCCGAATCCACACCCTTGGTGTTCAGCTCCACAAACTCCTGGAGGTTGATGTGGTCGTCGCCGTCGGTGTCCACCTCTTTGATAATCTTGTCTAGCTCCTCCTCCGTGGCCGGGTGCCCTAGGCTGCCTAAGATGGATCCGAGTTCTGACGACGAGATCTTGCCATCGCCATTAATGTCAAACCTCTTGAAGACCTGCTCGAGCTCCGCGACGATCTGGTCCTTGCTATGCTGGGATCGCGAACGCGACGGCATTGGGTTTGTGGCGATCGTGGTTGATGTGAGGGAGGAACTAGTGGAGGtgtcatatttcttttttttgcagAAAACGGATTTCAAACTCATGATTTGAGATGGAAATTAAAGATAATCTTTTTCGGTTGTTAGGAGAGAAAACTAAATGGGAGGTAGAGAGAATATGGGAATTTGGGAAAAGGGAGGAATGGCCAGTTGGTAACGAAATCGGTCTCATTGTGAAGAGATTGGGAAAATGTGAGTACCAAATTTAAAGAGAGAATGCGCGTGATAGAATCATGGGATTTGGGAGGTTAATCTTAATTAGagtcatatttattctttatttgttATTAGGTTTTAAATGTGGCAATAAAGTCATGCATGCCACCACATTAATGTCAGTGCCACTCTTTCAGCTAGATGAAACATTCAAATGTAcaaaaccttcttcttcttcttcgaataATACTCTATTACTCTATAAAAGACCATTATTTTCACAAAGTTCATATCACAAATGTTTTTTCTACTTCAATCTAAAAAATCTAAAcattaaatttaacatttgcAACAGATTAAGCAAATGAATTTGTGAATCCTTCATATATAATGAGTAAATTATATGGAACATTGAGAGGTTTGTCACCAAAAATGTTGGCCACAATGCTTTTATCCTTCTTTGCATTATCATAAAATCACATGAACACTTTTCTCTTCTCAAAGTCATGATATATAAACTGTAgttaaaacatgctataaaattCATTACATACTTTAGAGTTCATAATTATCGATGGTGAAGAGATTTTAGTTTATAGGGAGTAAGGTTAAAATATAGAATCAAAGAATATTAAAGAATAGtactaatgaaataaataaacaattcaatctCTATTTTAACAAAGGACCTTAGGTCATATGTTAACTATATGTGTCCAAAGAGCATATGAAACTATATATGAAAAAACTGCATTTGGTGTTCTTGGCTTTCATTAATAGAGGTCCACCTTCTAAACGTAAAATAGAGTTTGCATATTTTGATACTAATGCATCTATTGTCCCAATAATGCTCTTGTTATATCTAATATGATAATAATATCTGATGTTTATAATGGTTTATTATATGCGGATGGAAAACTCAATGACTAATAtcaattttttctctctcttttataataaaattttcaactcTCTAGATTTTCTTATCTATTTAGTATCATTTCAATAATATAAGGAGAAAATATGCTAGGCCCCCGGTGCTTTGCGTCATTTTGACATTAAGACCCTAGTTCCAATTTTGCAAATAAGATTTTAAATCTAAGAACTTTATCTATTTTTCcctcaaaaataatataaaaaataacatgaacatttaattttgttcttcctattaaaatttcaaataataataaacaaggGCCACTACTGTGTAGAGTCAAGGGTTGTCAATTTGGTTGGTGGATTGGGTTCAGGTCGACCTACCAACTTGTTAAGAGTTAACCCGAACACATCCCATTTAGTTAAACGAATCACACCCTTCAATCTGAAGATGACCCGCTTGACCCGTTTGACATGtttagatagagagagagagagagattagacTTGTTAAACCTGTTTGACTTAACCCGACATGACATGTTTGACCCATTTCGACCGAAACACGACTCATTTGACTTGTTTCaacttgtatttattatataaaaaatgtatataatttCATAAACCAGTGAAGCAGGTTGACTTGTTTATGACTAGTTTATTAATCGGGTCAAGCGACTTGACCCGTTTAtgccaaacccaaacccaaaccctttAATGTCTTTTTTGGTTCGCgagtcatataaaaaattgtcaggcCTAGACTATAAACCATAGTCTCAACCACCTCGGTCAAAGAGGGTGGCAATGAACTAAAGGTTGGTTTACAGCCACCCCCAACAAAGCGTGGCTGCCAGTAAATGGGGCCAAGGCCTCCATGGCTATtgctctctttttattttatttttttgccttttttttttttaatacaaataacGTAACTATATTTTCATGTCATTTTTGTTATGAGAAAAAAATTGGCAGATGTCTTAGATTTAAGATCTTGTCATAAACTTACAAAATTAAAAGCTGAGATCTTAATTAATGCTAAAATTGCATAAAGCACAAAAAAGTCCTATAATATTTTATCTAATATAATTGTCCCAATCAATGTATGGGGGTTGCAATAACTGAACATATGATtaaactaaattttattttggtttattgtAACCTATAGAGTTGGATGTTGTTCTTGGCCAATCTCAGCAAGTTATCCATTGCAGAGTTTCTGCCAAATCTAGGGCTTGGAGTAGTTGCATTGCTTCTTTTGTTTACGGTGAAAAGTGTCACTCATCTTAAACTTTGacattagttaaaaaaaattggtttcaaCATGGAAAATGAATCAAGTTGAGGTAAATTcaaatgtaaattttgattaGGAAAAAGTTTACTTGAGAAATTATAGCTCATTCCAAATGTTAGTTGCCTTCACGAATTACCACGTACTTTGTCACTCTTAACCAATTAGATGTATAAATTCATCAGTAAATTTGTGGAACCGCATGTAAGCTAAGTTTTagaaattcaataataatttttttttttttttttttaaaaaaaatgaaagaaattaacaCCAAATGCATCACGTTCGAtactaaaaaaaagagaaaaaaagaaaaaaaaattatattaattctaGCTCCTGCCCTACGTTTATTTATGCCCCCACGCGAATCATATAAATATGATGATTATTATTCATGCCACATCAGTGACATCACAATTGGAATTACGCCAGAAAGTTAATTGTAATAATTACTTATTATTCCTAATTAATATAGTACGGATGATTcgtataataaataaattatgagaGAGAAAAGACACGAAAGATATCTCTGCAATATTGAATTGTTTGAAAGATATTTTGGGTTTTAACGGaaaaattcaaacacaaaaacaatttttataattacgtcacatcaaaatattttttaaaataataaaaaataataataataaaaagtattcATACTCTCTCAAATTATCAGATAATTTACAATGTCTCTCGCAAACTATCAATTGAATCATGTCCCcccaaaaatacccttaataaaaatttataaaatagaaaaatattccaGATGAGGCAGAGGCTAGGCAGCcaccccacctttttttttttacccttttttaaaaaataaaataaaataaagttttaatttttaggttttatatgtttttttaaatatattaatatttttttattaagagtgacacgtgtcatcatttCATTGATGCTGACGTGACACATTAGCAAAATTCGTCAAGtgttttaacgaaatttaattGTAgggattaaattgttattttgaccAATTTCGAGGatctctgaattattttttataccatagaaaataatttgtaatttaggccaatcaaattgattgattttatataaaataaaatttcaaatttatgagtatttttgtctttttgaaagaaaaaaaattagggtttttttttttgtttgtttgtctttttgccAGGCTTGTGTCCCAATTAAGCTCGGGGGCATGCACACGAAGTGATTTGCACATGCATTAATGCATATATGGGGTAGCAATCGTCATTAAATATTTCAGATACACAAACTCTCTTAattcctcctctctctctctctctctctctctctatatatatatatatatacacacatacactTTTGGAAGCTAGCCGGCCACCACCATTCACGTACGTGCAATCTGTGTGATTTGATCTATCAGTAGACGATCGACGTAAGCTATGGGTGAAACACGCATCATAACACGCATCATGAAGGAGTTGAAGGACGTGGAGAAGAGCCCTCCCCCATTCTGCAGCGCCGGTATGGCTGGCAGCAACATTAGGCGGTGGCAAGCAACGATTATAGGGCCGCCGAAGACCCCATATGAAGGAGGCGTGTTCAATTTGTCCATCGCCTTCCCACCGGGGTACCCTATTAAGCCGCCGGTAGTTACCTTCAACACCAAAATATACCACCCGAACATCGACAGAAACGGCAACATCTGCCTCAACATTCTCAAAGACAACTGGACCCCTGCCTACACTGTGTCTGCTGTCTTGGTCTCCGTGTGCTCCTTGCTCTCTTCCCCCAACCCGGATGATCCGCTCGAGCCTGCAATTGCTGCCGTCTTCAAGAAAAACGAAGGGGAGTACCAGATTCAAGCCCGTGAATGGACCCAAAAGTTTGCCATGATGTGATCAATGTTGTTTCAAATCGTATCccatgctttttaataaataaatcaaagagTTAATATGGCCGGAGTTTTATCTGTTGAATTGAATGGGAACCTGCTTCTCTCTGTTTCTGATCAATGAGCTCGAGAAACAGCCGTACGTGCTTTTCCTTTTTGCATGCGATCGATCTCCtctaatgctatatatatatatatatatatatatatatatatatatatatatatatatatatatatatatatatataagtgattaTTATAGCtttgtcaaaatatatatatggagaataTACACGTTATATtcattttctatcatttttttttttaagaaaaaaaaaaagcttttaggGGATTAGATTATTCATTTccttctcattttctctttcattatctcatttttaaaaattatcattagatatgtgAGGTTAGGGCCCCCCTCCAAAGCCCCAAGGTtttcctcaaaaagaaaaagaacaataaataaataaattttacccctattttttttttcttttaattttgttagttttgcctcccaatttatttatttattttcaatttgaccctcCAAATTGTGAAAATTGGCTTCGCCCCAGTGTGGGGTCCATGTGAATCCCTCCTATAAATCTTATAGATGTAAtggtaatttttcaaaaataaaagaataggaGAAGACGGAAAGAAGATGTAACAAATTAAAGTGAATTGGTTCGGTATTACTCCAACTAGAACCATTATTTTCTGTCGTTTTGAGCTTAAATGTGGAGTTTAGAAGGTGATTTTGTGATAGaattttaagcttttggaaAGTATGATTGGAATTGGGAATCTAATCTTAGTCCCCACCACCAGACACTAGTGCAAGTCTTAGTGTACACTTACATTTAAAAGAATCCTACAAATCATGTTTTGTTACATCAAAAGTTTTAAATTATTCGGACAGGTAATTGTGATAGAATACTTATGGGACTCACTTGATTGAATAAGTGGTTGggcaacctaatttttatttggtcagatatGTCTCATAAGTGGTATCTCACAATTAACTatttaaattctctcaaattcagataaataatttgaaagggtCATAATCCGCTAGTGCTGGCCTAGCCCCAACTTTGTATGCATGTCCTTTAATCAAAGGGTAAACGCTAAACGAGTAGAAGTCAGAGCATTCACAATGgtctttttataatttctctaaatttaactcaCTTTTTTAAACTATCGAACAACAAATTATCTATAAatgtttctctattttaaataaatactattttttaatcatttataataatattgttaCATGGaacagtttttatttataagaaaaaattggTAAAATTAGTACGGAttgcaaaaattattattaaaaatattataacattGTCTTTTTAATTTGGCTATTTAAATCTAAAGAGAAAATCTGAAAaatgttaagtttaatatttgttgAAGAATTTGTTATTtggaaatttttataatttttattaaaaatgtaaaaaaataataataaaaaaaatttaactataaAGAGTCAATTATTAGTGCTCTCATGTACGGCAATCTAATTGGTGTCAATTTCCACCAACCAATCAAAGCAAAATAAGGTCTCGTAGATATATTTTATAGAATAGAGTTCATTAATTCGAATTTTACTGCCATTCCTTTGTGCGGAGAtgtcaaaataaattgaaaaaaaagggggCGTGTGACAGTGTGAATGTGAAGAACCTCACAATTCATACAATTCGCAACgagatttgattcatacacaacaccatcacaacaaccacacaataactccttacatgagggtgggccccagtgtgtagggtccactctcatgtgagaggttgttgtgtggttattgtgttggtgttgtaaatttaacatttttcttcgCAACAAGTCAATCCCCTCCACATGGATTTTCTGTCAAGACGGACCCACCCATTCATCACCCACGTCATCATTCATCATAACATGGCCGCTAAAatagatttatttttgttaatattcACATCGTCCATCATAATCATTACGATCAATTTTACTAACAATATTCTCGATTGCCGAAGTTGTGTTTGGTGggtaattttaaactaaatagtaaaattgaatcatttaaaaaaaaattgtaatttaaaaatataaaaaaaaaaaaaaaaaaaatttgacttttaaattactggcaattttaaaatttataattttaaaaattaaattacaattttaaaaatcaatttaaaatctttattttcaaATCTCACTTCCGATtgtttatacttatttttacccgttatttatttattttttgttaaataaaaaagggtCCGATAATTACAAAAGTGGAAATGACAAAAGTGGAAATGACAAAAGTGGTCCTCTCTCCGGTCTCCATTGAAAGACAGGTGGGAAACTTTCCAGTGGGGTAAAAGGAACTTTAATACAAGTCTTTTTCCATTGAATGAAAGGTGATAAGCCTGAAAGCTGTCCATTTTCCTTcgtattttctcttctttttcttcattccc contains the following coding sequences:
- the LOC133856391 gene encoding ubiquitin-conjugating enzyme E2 11-like, whose translation is MGETRIITRIMKELKDVEKSPPPFCSAGMAGSNIRRWQATIIGPPKTPYEGGVFNLSIAFPPGYPIKPPVVTFNTKIYHPNIDRNGNICLNILKDNWTPAYTVSAVLVSVCSLLSSPNPDDPLEPAIAAVFKKNEGEYQIQAREWTQKFAMM
- the LOC133862309 gene encoding probable calcium-binding protein CML25 encodes the protein MSLKSVFCKKKKYDTSTSSSLTSTTIATNPMPSRSRSQHSKDQIVAELEQVFKRFDINGDGKISSSELGSILGSLGHPATEEELDKIIKEVDTDGDDHINLQEFVELNTKGVDSDEALENLKDAFSTYDIDGNGLISADELHKVLKSLNDDYSLSECQKMINRVDRNGDGMISFEEFKVMMLQGSRLDLMDQ